One window of Nymphaea colorata isolate Beijing-Zhang1983 chromosome 1, ASM883128v2, whole genome shotgun sequence genomic DNA carries:
- the LOC116247315 gene encoding uncharacterized protein LOC116247315, with the protein MQENPLPISLYKGPTILSLSLLLPLFLSLSTMANSTHLSIHLHLSNPPLRSASKFIINHCSSFLPKSHLRFSLLRSKRTQEFGIRALQDAEDAGSYLHMWKKAVARTEMETAEHNHVDNGVEESGDDIEKKSEQFKKILEVPVEERDKVQRLQVIDRASAAIAAARAILSERPLSDGFSGSKGSALRRTGSNSRMGSSGGEGLLGGNPSGVISNAVPQSETSKSRAPGPDFWSWSPPIDAKPVSDDALHLKAEKVKYSASDPIAPVMEKERSIDSISIPFESKVLEPFHSKHNPPLPPLQSLVEVNVTESSFEVPSHSEDSVDAVFSTNSAVAASVLGSHEEASTHGENEDGSRWWRETGVEQRADGVVCRWTLLRGISASKDVEWEEKYWEASDQDYKELGSEKSGRDAAGNVWREYWRESMWQDIKTGLLNIEKTADKWGKNGKNEEWQEKWWERYDASGFAEKWAHKWCCIDPFTPLKAGHAHVWHERWGEKYNGRGSSMKYTDKWAERLEDDGWTKWGDKWDESFDDNGHGVKQGETWWQGAHGEHWNRTWGERHNGSGWIHKYGKSSSGEHWDTHVQQETWYEKYPHYGFEHCYENSEQLRQVQKPKRTEL; encoded by the exons ATGCAAGAAAACCCATTACCCATCTCTCTCTATAAAGGACCAAccattctctctttatctcttctcctccctctttttctctctctctcaaccatGGCCAATAGCACCCATCTCTCTATTCACCTTCATCTCTCCAATCCGCCTCTACGTTCCGCCTCCAAGTTTATCATAAACCATTGTTCGTCCTTCCTCCCAAAGTCCCATCTCCGGTTTTCCCTGCTAAGAAGCAAAAGAACTCAAGAATTTGGGATCAGGGCCTTACAGGATGCCGAAGATGCGGGTTCTTACCTTCACATGTGGAAGAAGGCCGTGGCGAGGACTGAGATGGAGACGGCAGAGCATAATCATGTAGACAACGGCGTAGAAGAATCGGGGGACGATATTGAGAAGAAGAGCGAGCAATTCAAGAAGATTTTGGAAGTTCCGGTTGAGGAAAGGGACAAGGTGCAGAGGCTCCAGGTGATCGATCGGGCATCCGCAGCTATTGCAGCAGCAAGAGCAATACTCTCAGAGAGGCCATTGTCAGATGGTTTCTCTGGTTCGAAGGGTTCTGCTTTAAGGCGGACGGGATCGAATTCTCGGATGGGTTCCAGTGGCGGAGAAG GATTACTTGGTGGCAATCCATCTGGCGTTATCTCTAATGCCGTCCCTCAATCAGAAACCTCAAAAAGCAGAGCCCCTGGTCCAGATTTTTGGTCTTGGTCTCCTCCTATAGATGCTAAGCCTGTTTCTGATGATGCACTACATCTGAAAGCTGAAAAAGTGAAGTATTCTGCTTCTGATCCTATTGCACCTGTGATGGAGAAGGAGAGGTCAATTGACTCAATATCCATTCCCTTTGAAAGTAAGGTCTTGGAGCCATTCCATAGTAAACACAATCCACCTCTTCCACCACTCCAATCTCTTGTGGAAGTCAATGTAACAGAATCAAGTTTTGAGGTACCTTCTCATTCAGAAGACAGCGTTGATGCAGTGTTTTCTACAAATTCTGCTGTAGCTGCTTCCGTTCTTGGTAGTCATGAAGAGGCATCAACCCATGGAGAGAATGAAGACGGATCAAGGTGGTGGAGAGAGACTGGCGTGGAGCAGAGAGCTGATGGGGTGGTTTGCAGGTGGACTCTATTGAGGGGAATCAGTGCTAGTAAAGATGTGGAGTGGGAAGAGAAGTATTGGGAGGCGTCAGATCAAGATTACAAAGAGCTTGGTTCTGAGAAGTCAGGACGTGATGCTGCAGGAAATGTTTGGCGCGAATACTGGAGGGAGTCAATGTGGCAG GATATCAAAACTGGGCTTTTGAATATTGAGAAGACTGCAGATAAATGGGGTAAGAATGGCAAAAATGAAGAGTGGCAGGAAAAATGGTGGGAGCGCTATGATGCCTCAGGTTTTGCCGAGAAGTGGGCTCATAAGTGGTGCTGCATAGACCCATTTACACCCTTGAAGGCGGGCCATGCTCATGTCTGGCACGAAAG GTGGGGAGAGAAGTACAATGGCAGGGGCAGTAGCATGAAATACACAGACAAGTGGGCTGAACGACTAGAGGATGATGGATGGACAAAATGGGGTGACAAGTGGGATGAGTCATTTGATGACAATGGACACGGAGTGAAGCAAGGAGAGACATGGTGGCAAGGAGCACATGGAGAACACTGGAACCGCACTTGGGGTGAAAGGCACAATGGCTCTGGTTGGATACATAAGTATGGAAAGAGCAGCAGTGGCGAGCATTGGGACACTCATGTGCAGCAAGAGACCTGGTATGAGAAGTACCCCCATTATGGTTTTGAACACTGCTATGAGAATTCTGAGCAATTGAGGCAAGTTCAGAAGCCAAAGAGGACTGAACTCTGA
- the LOC116261242 gene encoding glycine-rich cell wall structural protein-like, translating to MTRDKVYAHPGGFISGGTISGGGTGMSGNGGDGIGGTGGTTSGGETGGTSGPGGDGTGGLGKSGPGVGGGGNGSSIPGGGHTSGLVVSTLKVQDSSRGIAGVPVSGLHGVERVRRMRLLVVRSGGMAEGTGTYFPKMVMLKVEDAIVKPSD from the coding sequence ATGACAAGAGACAAGGTATACGCCCACCCAGGCGGCTTTATCTCCGGCGGCACTATATCCGGCGGAGGCACGGGAATGTCTGGAAACGGCGGCGATGGTATAGGCGGCACCGGCGGCACGACATCGGGTGGCGAAACCGGCGGGACGTCCGGTCCCGGAGGCGACGGCACCGGTGGTTTGGGGAAGTCGGGTCCTGGAGTTGGCGGCGGTGGCAATGGATCGTCAATTCCCGGCGGAGGCCACACATCAGGCTTGGTCGTGAGCACGCTGAAAGTCCAGGACTCGAGCAGAGGCATCGCCGGCGTGCCCGTTTCCGGCTTGCATGGAGTTGAGAGAGTCCGGAGGATGCGTCTGCTGGTGGTTCGAAGCGGCGGCATGGCGGAAGGTACAGGGACGTACTTTCCGAAAATGGTGATGCTCAAGGTGGAAGACGCCATTGTAAAGCCGAGCGACTGA